Proteins encoded together in one Oceanobacillus iheyensis HTE831 window:
- a CDS encoding glycosyltransferase family 4 protein: MFNYVDLFIAFTISLVATLLVTYPVRRFAIKIGVMDAPNSRKIHKELTPRLGGLAIFIGAFVGMIYLQPYHIYMDEILIGSLIILITGALDDKYTLKPYMKLTGQIVAAGLLIYAGLIIERVTIPFIGMIELGYLGPVLTFFWIIGITNAINLIDGLDGLATGVTTIAMTSIFAMALVDMQVMVAYLCVTFIGANIGFLYHNFYPAKIYMGDTGSNLLGYIMAVISVLGLFKNITFFSFIIPIVILAVPIFDTVVAIIRRLYNKESIMAADRRHIHYQLIDAGYSHRKTVIIIYIFSTLFGFIGILFSEASEILSLVCTVILLGLLHIFAELAGLVLGGKRPVVTALRKLKQKVMRLFRRRSQ, translated from the coding sequence ATGTTTAACTATGTAGATTTATTTATTGCTTTTACAATCTCATTGGTAGCAACCTTACTCGTCACATACCCTGTTCGTAGGTTTGCGATTAAAATCGGTGTGATGGATGCGCCAAATAGTCGTAAGATACATAAAGAATTAACCCCGCGTCTGGGAGGATTAGCTATATTTATTGGTGCTTTTGTAGGGATGATTTATCTCCAACCGTATCATATTTATATGGATGAAATCCTGATTGGTTCCTTAATCATCCTAATAACAGGGGCATTAGATGATAAGTACACACTAAAACCTTACATGAAATTAACTGGTCAAATTGTTGCCGCAGGTCTGCTCATTTATGCAGGATTAATTATTGAACGAGTAACCATTCCATTTATTGGTATGATTGAGTTAGGATATTTAGGACCAGTTCTAACATTCTTTTGGATTATAGGAATTACAAATGCGATTAATCTTATTGATGGTCTAGATGGACTCGCCACAGGCGTCACTACGATCGCGATGACTAGTATATTCGCAATGGCGCTAGTCGATATGCAAGTGATGGTTGCTTATCTCTGTGTGACATTTATTGGAGCAAATATCGGCTTCCTCTACCATAATTTTTACCCAGCAAAAATATATATGGGGGACACAGGATCAAATTTACTTGGGTATATTATGGCTGTGATATCCGTATTAGGGTTATTTAAAAATATTACATTTTTTAGTTTTATCATTCCAATTGTTATTTTGGCAGTCCCCATTTTTGATACAGTAGTTGCGATTATTCGCAGGTTATATAATAAAGAAAGTATTATGGCTGCTGACCGCAGGCATATTCATTACCAATTAATTGATGCAGGATATAGTCATCGAAAAACGGTTATTATTATCTACATATTTAGTACACTATTTGGCTTTATTGGCATTTTGTTTTCAGAAGCAAGTGAAATCTTGTCACTAGTTTGTACAGTCATACTACTAGGCTTACTTCATATATTTGCCGAATTAGCTGGCTTAGTGCTTGGAGGGAAACGTCCAGTAGTTACAGCATTAAGGAAGTTGAAGCAAAAAGTGATGAGATTATTTAGAAGACGTTCACAATAA